In Natronococcus sp. AD-5, the genomic window CTCGAGCGCTTCCCGGAGGCGTTCGCCGGTGAGCATCGCCTGCAGCGTCTCCGGCGTCGTCACGAGGACGTCCGGCGGATCCTCGGCCTGCTTGCCCCGCTGGTACTGTGTCGTATCGCCGTGGCGAACGTCGACCTCGAGGTCCAGGTACTCGCCCCACCACTCGAGGCGTTCGCGCATGTCGCGGTTGAGCGCCCGCAGCGGGGTGACGTAGAGCGCGCCGAACCCCTCGGGCTGTTCGTCGACCAGGTGGTCGAAGACGGGCAGCATCGCCGTCTCGGTCTTGCCACTCCCGGTCGGCGCGATCACGAGCGTGTTTTCGCCGGCCGACAGCGGCGGAATCGCGAGTCGCTGCGGCGCCGTCGGCGTCGAAAAACCGCGTTCGGAAAGCGCCCCGCGAACCGTCGCACCGAGGTGCGTAAAGGCGGCGACGTCTCCCTCAGTCATCGATGGTTCTACGGTCGAACGGCGGATAAGCACCACGTTTCATCCCGCCGAGAGTGGTTGCAGCTGACGCAAACAGACGGATGACTGCGAACACACCGGTCGATTCCTTCCTCGGATTTTTCGCGGATATCGCTCTCGCGTTCGCTGTCCACTCCGGGTCGAACTCGCGATAAAATCATCTTCGTCACTCACTATCTTGATCGGTTCGGTCCGTTCATCCCCGACATTGGATTCCGCGCGTAAAGCGAACTCCTCGCAGTTCTAGATCGGTACTGTATCAGGTAGAATATTAGTTTCTAGTAGTAAACAGTAACTCTATTCTGGCACTAGGATTTACTTCCGTGTGAAGATCGCATCAGATCTGATCCGAGGCCAAGAGAATCGGTTGTCGTTCTCAGGCGGTCGCCTCGAGTGCCATCCGGAGTTCACTGACGGCGTACTCGAGTTGGTCCCGAGAAATCGTCAGGGGCGGTTGGAAGCGCATGACGTTCTTGTAGTAGCCGCCCACGCCCATGACGACGTTTGATTCGTCCTGAAGATACTCGCTCACTGCCGACGCGCGATCGTTATCCGGTTGCGGAGCGACGTTTCGCGGCCCCGTCGTATTCGGCTCTACGAGTTCGACACCCCACATCAAGCCGAGTCCACGCGCTTGTCCGACGGCGTCGTACTCGTCCTCAAGTGCCTCGAGCTCGGCCCCGAGCCAGCGTCCGTGTTCGCGAGTGGCGTCGATGATTCCGTCTTGCAGTTCGTCGATAGTCGCCAGCGCAGCGGCACACGCCACCGGATTGCCGCCGAACGTCGAGAGGTGGTCGCCGGACTCGAACGCGTTCGCAATCTCTTCGGAGGCCGTGAATGCGCCGAGCGGAAGTCCGTTCGCGATCCCCTTCGCCTGCGTCAGGATGTCGGGCTCAACGTCGAAGTGGCTGCTCGCAAATAGTTCTCCGGTTCGACCATAACCGGTCTGGACCTCGTCGATGATGAGAAGCGCGCCGTGATCGTGGGCAATCTCCTTGATACGCTCGAGCCACCCCCGTGAAGGGACGATGATTCCCGCTTCGCCCATAACCGGTTCGACGACGACCGCCGCGAGGTCCCCACTCGTGTGGGATCCGATAATCCGTTCCAGTTCGTCGGCACAACGTGCGTCGCACTGATCGCCGTTACATCGCGGACAGCGGTAGCCGTACGGTGGTGCGGTGTGAGCGACGTCGTTGAGCGTCGGTGCCATCCCCCGTTTATAGGCGTTGTTTCCCGTCAGCGCGAGACTCCCGAGGGTACGGCCGTGAAAACCCATCTCCAGCGCGATGACTTCCTTCGAGCCGGTGTACTTTCGTGCGAGCTTGACGGCGCCCTCGACGGCTTCCGTCCCGGAGTTACAAAAGAACGTCTTCCGCAGGTCGCCCGGCGTTACGTCGGCGATCGTTTCGGCGAGACTCGCCACCGGCTCGTTCGGATGGACGTACGAACAGCCGTGGACGAACTCGTCGAGTTGGGCCTTCGCAGCATCGACGACAGCATCGTTTCCGTGCCCGACGTTCGTAACCGAAATCCCAGAGAAGACGTCGAGATACTCGTTCCCCTCGAAATCCTCGAGCGTACATCCGGACGCCCGCTTTACCGGGACGTTCAACGACTTCCAGATGGGCATCACGTAATCGTCATACGCGGACGCGACGAGTTTATTCGAACTCCGTTCCATTATATCTAAATTCCCCACACTACATCCTAATAAACTATTCTATAGGATACTGGGTTCAAAACACCGGCATCGCTACTCGATCGGGAGCGGGGGAGAGAGCCATCGAGGCGCGTTCCCTGAGCGGGCGGGTCCCGAATTTAATTCTGGTTCGAAGACGGACCGTTCTTTCGAATGTAGTTTATCTGTCCGTTCCGTACGCGAAATATGGACGAACGCAGTATCCGGATCCTTCAGGCGGCTGCAGCGCTGGGAACCGGTAGCCCTGACGAGATAGCGGCGTACACCGAGATCCCGAAATCGACGGTTCACTATCGAATCACGAAGCTCAAAGAGGATGGTACCCTGACGAACGACCTATTCGATGTCGATTTGACGGAGTTAGGTATCGAAATCACGATAATTTCAGAAATCATCGCAGAATACGACGAGCAGTACCACAAACGTGTGGGCGAGAAACTCGCCGACATCGAAGGGGTGAATCAGGTATACTTCACAATGGGAGATACCGATTTTATCGCCATTGCGCACCTCGCGGACCGCGAGATGGTGCACCG contains:
- a CDS encoding aspartate aminotransferase family protein — encoded protein: MERSSNKLVASAYDDYVMPIWKSLNVPVKRASGCTLEDFEGNEYLDVFSGISVTNVGHGNDAVVDAAKAQLDEFVHGCSYVHPNEPVASLAETIADVTPGDLRKTFFCNSGTEAVEGAVKLARKYTGSKEVIALEMGFHGRTLGSLALTGNNAYKRGMAPTLNDVAHTAPPYGYRCPRCNGDQCDARCADELERIIGSHTSGDLAAVVVEPVMGEAGIIVPSRGWLERIKEIAHDHGALLIIDEVQTGYGRTGELFASSHFDVEPDILTQAKGIANGLPLGAFTASEEIANAFESGDHLSTFGGNPVACAAALATIDELQDGIIDATREHGRWLGAELEALEDEYDAVGQARGLGLMWGVELVEPNTTGPRNVAPQPDNDRASAVSEYLQDESNVVMGVGGYYKNVMRFQPPLTISRDQLEYAVSELRMALEATA
- a CDS encoding Lrp/AsnC family transcriptional regulator, which produces MDERSIRILQAAAALGTGSPDEIAAYTEIPKSTVHYRITKLKEDGTLTNDLFDVDLTELGIEITIISEIIAEYDEQYHKRVGEKLADIEGVNQVYFTMGDTDFIAIAHLADREMVHRLISDYERIDEVVRTSSQFVVETIKDEPNPLNDFTLETLIDITNGG